A segment of the Odoribacter splanchnicus DSM 20712 genome:
AGGTTGCAGTAATTGGCTGGATGTGATTCCGGAGGATTCTGTGGATGAAAAAGATTTGTTTTCCACCGGAGAGGGATACCGGAATGCGTTGAACGGCGTATACCGCCAGATGTCTCAGACTTCGATGTACGGGCAGCAGATGAGCTGGGGATTTATTGATGTTTTGGGACAGTTGTACAATACTCAAAAATTGTCGAATTATTCGGCATATGGAATCGCGGGAAAGAATTATGCTTACCGTGATGAAACAGTGAAGTCGGTGATTCAGGTTATCTGGTCGAATACCTATAATTCGATTGCAAACTGTAACAATATTGTCGGGCGGATTACCGGGGAGGATCCCTCTAAATTCAGAGGAGGTGAGGCAGAACAGCATATGATCCAGGGGGAGGCGCTGGCTTTACGGGCTTTCCTGCATTTTGATTTACTGCGGCTTTGGGCTCCGGCACCGGTGACCAATCCTTCGAGAAATTACATGCCTTATTTCGAGAATTATCCTTCTACCTACGAACCGGATAAAAGTGTACAGGAGATTTTGTCGCTGGTCGAACGGGATTTGCTCCAGGCCAAAAACTTAGTAGCTCCGTTCGATACACTACCCGACAAATCGATGTTGGTGGCTGAAAAACGGATTAAGAATAACTGGGTGAGCAGTTCGGTAACCGATTTGTTTTTCCTTTACCGGGGATTCCGTATGAATTATTACGCTGTTATAGCCCAGCTGGCCAGGGTTTATAATTATATGGGCGAATATGAAAAAGCCGCTCATTGTGCACAAGAAGTACTGGATGCCTATGCAGAAGAATATGCTGCAGTTTGTTTCCAGTTGTCAAAGAAGGAGGAGGTACAGAACAATGATCGGAAACGGTATAAAGAAGTGATTTTTGCCCTGTCGAACGAATTGAACCTGGATAATTATGAGCCTTATTATACGACGAGTTCCGACCGACTTGTACTGGCCGGATATCCCGGTATTTTCGACGATGAGGCAGATGTGAGGAAAGAGTATTTGACAGAGACTTCGGGAGCCGACCGGATCTGTAATAAATATATTTTACCGACCAATAATACCTTGGAATATACGCAAACCGAGGATTTGATTCCGCTGATCCGGGTGAGCGAGATGTATTTTATTCAAGCCGAATATCTTTACCGGAAAGGAGAGACTCAGGCCGCTATCGAACAACTGGATCAGGTACGTGTTGCCCGGGATTGTACTAAAGGACGGCTGACGGTTTCCAGCCTCGACGATTTTAAAAAGATACTGATCGATGAGGCCCGGCGTGAATTTATGCAGGAAGGGCAGTTGTATTATTATTTTAAACGTTTGAACATAAAACCCCTGGAATCTATGCCTGACGATGGTTTTGTATTTCCTCTGCCGGATAATGAAGTGATCAATTAATGTTAATCGTGAAAATTATGAACAGATACATATTTATCGGTTTGCTGTGCTTCGTGATCGGAGCCTGTACCCATCATACAACCGGATTTTACGAAGGGCCGCGGTATTTGTCTTTCGTCAATGAAAAAGGAGCCGATACTGCATTTATTTCTTTTGCCAATTATCCCGGAGCATCGACTCATGAAGTTGCTTTTGTTTTGAAGCTGACCGGAAATATACTGGAAGAGGATTTGACTTACCGCCTGGAAGTAGTGGATAGTCTGACGACTGCAGGAACGACTGACTACCAACTTCCCGAACACCTGGTTTTCCGGAAAGACCGGGTGACGGATACGCTGGTAGTGACTGTAATGAATTCGAATCCCTTGTTGACAGAACAGACTTTATCAGTTGGTTTGCGGATCGTTGCAAACGAGCATTTCCGGCCCGGTCTGGATGGGCAACAAAGAGCCAAACTGACCTTTACCGCTGTGAAGAGCAAGCCGGAATGGTGGAAGGGAGAATTGGAGTCCTTGATATTGGGAGAGTATTCATCCAAAAAAATGGAGGAGTTTATCTTGTGCACAGGGGTGAATACCCTGGAAGGGGGTCGAACTTTCTGTTGCCAGAGCGTATACCTTACAATTTAAACGGTATTGCATAGAACATAATATTATGTGGGACGATAATGTGACTCCGATGGTTGATAAAATCCCTTGTTATTAATTTATAATTCCGATACCTATGAAAAATAAAATATATTTATTGTATTGGCTGCTGGCTTTTCTGTCTGTAGGGTGTTACGACGACAAAGGCAATAACGATTATCGTTTTGTAAATACGATCGAGGTGGAACCTTTCGGGCAGGATTCCTATCCCTGGGCAGCTCTGGGAGATACGGTCCGGTATAAACCGGTTCTGCATTTTGCAAGCGGGAACGGGGACGAACTCGATTTGGCATATGAGTGGACATTTGCCGGTAAAACGATCGGAGACGAACTTAACCTGGAATGGATTGTAGATACTGTAGCTACGGGACAGGTGATCCTGAGGGTAACCGACCGGGCAAACGGATTGGTATACAGCAATCAGAAATCGCTCCGGATAGATTCTCCCTATAAAAGTAAAGGCTGGATGATTTTGTCTGAGAAGAACGGTCAGTCTTCTCTGGGGTTTGTCCGGGAAATGATTACTGCTTACGAGATGGATGATTTAGGGATATATTGTGTTTTTGATAATCAGACTTTCCCGGATGTCTACGAAGAAACGAACGGGGAAGTATTGGGTAGTGGTCCGGTCCGGATAACCGAGCATTTTTCCCGGACTGCTCCGGGATCGTTGCTGATTTTACAACAGGGAGCTCCGGGCTGTATCGATATCGACGGGAATACTTTATTGCGCGATATTTATCTGTCGGAGACTTTTATGGACGGAGTATTCCCGGAACAGTTCGAACCGGTGAATGCAACCTGGATGCATTGGCTGGATGTCATTGAAAATAAAGATGGACGGTTGTATACCCGGTTGAAGTATTCCGATGCCTTGTTTAATTCGGGTTATTTTATTACCGAGCCTGTTCTGGTCGGTGAAGAAGAGGTGCGTGGACATTTGTTGGATTGTGATTGGCAGGCGGTAGGGTATACCGTGGTACACGACCGTGGAACGGCTGCAAATCCCCGTAACCGTCTGGCAGCTGTTTTTGATTTCCGTGATTTTTGGGGGGTGAACTACGCCGGATATGCAGCTGTTTTTCCGGAAGCC
Coding sequences within it:
- a CDS encoding RagB/SusD family nutrient uptake outer membrane protein: MKIYHWIIACCLLLPLGGCSNWLDVIPEDSVDEKDLFSTGEGYRNALNGVYRQMSQTSMYGQQMSWGFIDVLGQLYNTQKLSNYSAYGIAGKNYAYRDETVKSVIQVIWSNTYNSIANCNNIVGRITGEDPSKFRGGEAEQHMIQGEALALRAFLHFDLLRLWAPAPVTNPSRNYMPYFENYPSTYEPDKSVQEILSLVERDLLQAKNLVAPFDTLPDKSMLVAEKRIKNNWVSSSVTDLFFLYRGFRMNYYAVIAQLARVYNYMGEYEKAAHCAQEVLDAYAEEYAAVCFQLSKKEEVQNNDRKRYKEVIFALSNELNLDNYEPYYTTSSDRLVLAGYPGIFDDEADVRKEYLTETSGADRICNKYILPTNNTLEYTQTEDLIPLIRVSEMYFIQAEYLYRKGETQAAIEQLDQVRVARDCTKGRLTVSSLDDFKKILIDEARREFMQEGQLYYYFKRLNIKPLESMPDDGFVFPLPDNEVIN
- a CDS encoding PKD-like family lipoprotein, producing the protein MKNKIYLLYWLLAFLSVGCYDDKGNNDYRFVNTIEVEPFGQDSYPWAALGDTVRYKPVLHFASGNGDELDLAYEWTFAGKTIGDELNLEWIVDTVATGQVILRVTDRANGLVYSNQKSLRIDSPYKSKGWMILSEKNGQSSLGFVREMITAYEMDDLGIYCVFDNQTFPDVYEETNGEVLGSGPVRITEHFSRTAPGSLLILQQGAPGCIDIDGNTLLRDIYLSETFMDGVFPEQFEPVNATWMHWLDVIENKDGRLYTRLKYSDALFNSGYFITEPVLVGEEEVRGHLLDCDWQAVGYTVVHDRGTAANPRNRLAAVFDFRDFWGVNYAGYAAVFPEADKGWPDGFVPLNDLGDHELIYFRGWGDWSGGYYYMILKTPGGKYLQQTFTLKRSTAELYYEEGSLAVQELPSGFVYEDCLPYVLSTDKYLLLMKGNDMYYYNYASPGDGVSFYWHFDAPVKHMTASVQGHPQLGCALANGQFVILNVKLIKNRPEEKRLYWQTPAEVDLGNPVSLIYKTSGQL
- a CDS encoding DUF4843 domain-containing protein: MNRYIFIGLLCFVIGACTHHTTGFYEGPRYLSFVNEKGADTAFISFANYPGASTHEVAFVLKLTGNILEEDLTYRLEVVDSLTTAGTTDYQLPEHLVFRKDRVTDTLVVTVMNSNPLLTEQTLSVGLRIVANEHFRPGLDGQQRAKLTFTAVKSKPEWWKGELESLILGEYSSKKMEEFILCTGVNTLEGGRTFCCQSVYLTI